One genomic segment of Chitinophaga sancti includes these proteins:
- the rfbC gene encoding dTDP-4-dehydrorhamnose 3,5-epimerase, producing the protein MIFNETPLAASYVITLQPFSDDRGWFARTYCKREFESIGHREEWVQMNHSFTKQKGSIRGMHFQHSPYEEIKLIRCISGAIYDVIVDIRQDSPTYLQWFGIELSADNGKMLYIPKGFAHGFQTLEDNCALIYHHSAFYMPQVEGGLRYDDPKLGIKWPIAVKDISERDRQHPLIN; encoded by the coding sequence ATGATATTTAATGAAACTCCTTTAGCTGCCAGTTATGTGATAACACTGCAACCCTTCAGCGATGACAGGGGCTGGTTTGCAAGAACCTATTGCAAACGGGAGTTTGAGTCAATTGGACACCGGGAAGAATGGGTGCAGATGAATCACTCGTTTACTAAGCAAAAAGGTTCTATCCGTGGTATGCACTTCCAGCATTCTCCGTATGAGGAGATCAAATTGATCAGGTGTATTTCGGGAGCTATTTATGATGTGATCGTAGATATCCGGCAGGATTCACCTACTTATCTGCAATGGTTTGGCATTGAGTTATCCGCCGATAATGGTAAAATGCTCTATATCCCTAAAGGATTTGCCCATGGATTTCAGACATTGGAAGATAATTGTGCGCTCATCTATCACCACAGTGCATTTTATATGCCTCAGGTAGAAGGTGGTTTGCGATATGATGATCCAAAACTCGGTATCAAATGGCCTATAGCCGTTAAAGATATATCAGAAAGGGATAGACAACATCCCTTAATTAACTAA
- the rfbG gene encoding CDP-glucose 4,6-dehydratase gives MENMVTMFEKLKSTYQGKRVFLTGHTGFKGAWMTALLNAMGAEVKGFALAPEYEGCIYSLLEKELDVDSVIADIRDKQRLINEILFFQPDYIFHLAAQPLVRRSYAIPAETFEINVIGTANILEALIHLNKPCAVVVITTDKVYENKEKNLLYNEADVLGGYDPYSASKACTELLVNSFRNSFFNVAEYNVHHKAVASARAGNVIGGGDFSENRIIPDIVRALTAQEVIAVRNPSSVRPWQHVLEPISGYLLLGALLNENPVKYGKAYNFGPQPQDHLTVKELVELAISAWGKGEWKDNSDTNQPHEGHLLQLDIALAAQELQWLPKLDSKQAIAWTIDWYKKSLPEKVTFTFEQINSYLNL, from the coding sequence ATGGAAAATATGGTAACGATGTTTGAAAAATTGAAAAGTACTTATCAGGGTAAGCGGGTCTTCCTGACGGGACATACCGGATTTAAGGGGGCCTGGATGACGGCTTTGTTGAATGCTATGGGTGCAGAGGTAAAAGGATTTGCGCTGGCACCGGAATATGAAGGTTGTATTTATTCGTTGCTCGAAAAGGAGTTGGATGTTGACAGTGTCATTGCGGATATTAGAGACAAGCAACGCCTAATCAATGAAATACTTTTCTTTCAGCCTGATTATATTTTCCATCTGGCAGCACAGCCATTGGTGCGTCGTTCTTATGCTATTCCTGCAGAGACCTTTGAAATAAATGTAATTGGAACTGCGAATATACTGGAAGCGTTAATTCATTTGAACAAGCCATGTGCAGTAGTAGTTATCACTACCGATAAGGTATATGAAAATAAGGAGAAAAACCTGTTGTACAATGAAGCTGATGTGCTTGGAGGGTATGATCCATATAGTGCCAGCAAAGCCTGCACAGAGTTGTTAGTGAACTCTTTTCGAAATTCATTCTTCAATGTAGCCGAGTATAACGTCCATCATAAGGCAGTGGCCAGCGCCAGAGCCGGTAATGTAATTGGTGGTGGCGACTTCAGCGAGAACAGAATCATTCCTGATATTGTCCGCGCCCTGACTGCACAGGAAGTGATAGCTGTGAGAAATCCATCTTCGGTAAGGCCTTGGCAACATGTGCTGGAGCCAATAAGCGGATATCTGTTGCTAGGTGCCCTCTTAAATGAGAACCCTGTAAAGTATGGTAAAGCCTACAATTTTGGTCCACAACCTCAGGACCATTTAACGGTAAAGGAACTGGTTGAACTAGCGATTTCAGCCTGGGGTAAGGGTGAATGGAAGGATAATTCTGATACCAACCAACCGCATGAAGGGCATCTGTTACAGCTTGATATTGCGTTGGCCGCTCAAGAACTACAATGGCTGCCTAAACTGGATTCAAAACAGGCAATAGCATGGACGATAGATTGGTATAAAAAAAGCTTGCCGGAAAAGGTGACTTTTACTTTTGAACAAATTAATAGCTACCTGAATTTATGA
- a CDS encoding glycosyltransferase family 2 protein, translated as MVSVCMATYNGAAFVKEQINSILTQLKSEDELIISDDGSTDGTLDILSEIADDRIRLYHGNFRDVIRNFQHALSKAEGDHIFLADQDDVWLPGKVAKMIDLLQKYDLVISDSEVVDEQLQLLHASFFAYFGSGKGLLKNMARSTYYGSCMAFRKSLLDGALPFPATREIGHDLWIGLVAEMTGTVCFYPEALIKYRRHGETFTSAGTGKSKRGLITKLKGRMIMMKEVIKYYLKYKICKKV; from the coding sequence ATGGTATCAGTATGTATGGCCACCTATAACGGAGCTGCATTTGTAAAGGAGCAGATTAATTCTATTCTAACGCAGTTGAAGTCTGAAGATGAATTGATTATTTCTGACGATGGCTCTACTGACGGTACTCTCGATATTTTAAGCGAAATAGCAGATGACAGGATCCGATTATATCATGGCAATTTTCGGGATGTGATCAGAAACTTTCAGCATGCCCTGAGTAAGGCAGAAGGAGACCATATTTTTTTGGCAGATCAGGATGATGTATGGTTACCGGGCAAAGTAGCAAAGATGATAGATTTGTTGCAAAAATATGATTTGGTGATCAGTGATTCGGAAGTTGTCGATGAGCAGTTGCAACTGTTGCATGCTTCATTTTTCGCTTATTTTGGATCTGGTAAGGGCTTGCTGAAGAACATGGCGAGGAGTACGTATTATGGTTCATGTATGGCGTTCCGAAAAAGCTTGCTGGATGGCGCACTGCCTTTCCCTGCCACCCGGGAAATAGGGCATGACCTGTGGATAGGATTAGTTGCAGAGATGACAGGCACTGTTTGTTTTTATCCGGAAGCCCTGATAAAATACAGAAGGCATGGAGAAACCTTTACGTCAGCGGGAACGGGGAAAAGCAAACGAGGTTTGATTACAAAGTTGAAAGGACGGATGATAATGATGAAAGAAGTTATTAAATATTACCTGAAGTATAAAATATGCAAAAAGGTTTAG
- a CDS encoding glycosyltransferase family 4 protein translates to MRERKIRISFILPGRGTKPVGGFRVVYEYANRLSAAGFEVQLVHTAWLFKRNPFVGGVIRYLYCLFFYRFIKPWFALEKGVKNKWIFALYNFLLPDADFVVATSWETAEHVAEFPARKGRKLYLIQANESEFTYVSNKGLEKASLETWKLPMHKIAICTWLQVAIKDYSGQDSTVIFNGLNFEEFFIERGVQKNENTVMMLHHHSPHKGSAEGMAALRLLKSRVKDLQVILYGMPAAPDGLEEWMRYYQMPERNELRRLYNEATIFLSPSHSEGWGLPVSEAMQCGCLAVTSDIGGFKDFVKDGQTACCFPVGDVESMATVLQELLLDDEKRKKLAKQGHAFIQQFTWDRAVADFIKVLKME, encoded by the coding sequence ATGAGGGAAAGAAAGATTAGAATATCATTCATTTTACCTGGGAGGGGAACGAAACCGGTGGGAGGTTTCAGGGTGGTGTATGAGTATGCCAACCGTTTATCGGCGGCAGGGTTTGAAGTACAACTGGTACATACGGCCTGGTTGTTCAAAAGAAACCCATTTGTGGGTGGGGTAATCAGGTATTTGTATTGTCTTTTCTTTTACAGGTTCATTAAGCCATGGTTTGCGCTGGAGAAAGGTGTTAAAAATAAATGGATCTTCGCGCTGTACAATTTTCTTTTGCCGGATGCAGATTTTGTAGTAGCTACTTCCTGGGAAACTGCAGAGCATGTAGCTGAGTTCCCAGCGCGGAAAGGCCGTAAGTTGTATTTAATACAAGCTAATGAATCGGAATTTACTTATGTTTCAAATAAGGGCTTAGAGAAGGCTTCGTTGGAAACGTGGAAATTGCCCATGCATAAGATTGCTATTTGTACATGGTTGCAGGTGGCAATAAAGGATTATTCCGGACAGGATAGCACCGTAATTTTTAATGGGCTGAACTTTGAAGAGTTTTTTATAGAACGGGGCGTGCAAAAGAATGAAAATACAGTAATGATGTTGCATCATCATTCTCCTCATAAAGGGAGTGCAGAAGGTATGGCAGCATTACGTCTTTTAAAAAGCAGGGTGAAGGACCTGCAGGTGATATTGTATGGTATGCCAGCAGCACCTGACGGCCTCGAAGAATGGATGAGGTATTACCAAATGCCTGAAAGGAACGAATTGCGCCGGCTATATAATGAAGCGACGATATTTTTATCACCATCGCACTCAGAGGGTTGGGGTTTGCCTGTTTCAGAAGCGATGCAGTGTGGATGTTTAGCAGTAACTTCTGATATTGGTGGGTTTAAGGATTTTGTAAAGGATGGGCAGACTGCATGTTGTTTTCCGGTTGGAGATGTGGAATCGATGGCGACAGTATTGCAGGAATTGCTTTTGGATGATGAGAAAAGGAAGAAGCTGGCTAAACAGGGACATGCTTTTATACAGCAATTTACCTGGGATCGTGCAGTGGCTGATTTTATCAAAGTATTAAAAATGGAATAA
- a CDS encoding glycosyltransferase family 2 protein translates to MTDIGKKPLVSIIITSYNRARWIGDAIQSALQQDYENFEVIVSDNCSDDNTADVIKPLLSDSRVKYFRNDINVGMLPNFKLAIETRAIGDYFVILNSDDLLPDAGFISKAVALVQRYPSANFVKGRCKNLYEATGKEEDAAAGNLFDQEFRRGMDVFLSYSGKEDLSWAGILINRVVFNSLHVFDNNYTAIDVGSNLMLMLLGDVGLINGACYTFRVHGSNAHIQTSAQHCINNFLMITKPYEMALAQGNIDKGQLDKWKHCFLMNLIKDNLTQLYIGKRDAYRQLRNYIIENYPNEYIELTNRIKWKVFLLLYAQPLIGKTFIKLIFGK, encoded by the coding sequence ATGACGGACATAGGTAAAAAGCCATTAGTAAGTATCATTATTACTTCTTATAACAGGGCTCGGTGGATAGGAGATGCTATTCAGTCAGCGCTTCAGCAGGATTATGAGAACTTTGAGGTAATTGTTTCCGATAACTGTTCGGATGATAATACGGCAGATGTGATTAAACCCTTGTTAAGTGATTCGCGGGTGAAATATTTTAGGAATGATATCAATGTGGGGATGCTTCCCAATTTCAAGCTTGCAATAGAAACAAGGGCAATTGGAGATTATTTTGTAATACTGAACAGTGATGATTTGTTGCCGGATGCGGGCTTTATTTCAAAAGCGGTTGCGCTGGTGCAGCGGTATCCTTCTGCTAATTTTGTAAAAGGCCGGTGTAAAAACCTCTATGAGGCAACGGGAAAAGAGGAGGATGCGGCAGCAGGTAACTTATTTGATCAGGAATTTCGCAGAGGAATGGATGTATTCCTGAGCTATTCTGGTAAAGAAGATTTAAGCTGGGCGGGTATTCTTATCAATAGGGTTGTCTTTAATTCATTGCATGTATTTGATAACAATTATACAGCAATTGATGTGGGGAGTAACTTGATGCTGATGCTGCTGGGAGATGTTGGACTCATTAATGGAGCCTGTTATACATTTCGTGTACATGGGTCGAATGCACATATTCAGACCAGTGCACAACACTGTATCAACAATTTCCTAATGATCACTAAACCCTACGAAATGGCCCTGGCACAAGGTAACATAGATAAGGGGCAGCTTGATAAATGGAAGCATTGTTTCCTGATGAATCTTATAAAGGACAATCTGACCCAGCTCTATATAGGGAAGAGAGATGCATATCGCCAATTGCGTAATTATATCATTGAAAATTATCCGAATGAATACATAGAGCTGACAAACAGAATTAAATGGAAGGTATTTCTGCTTTTATACGCACAGCCCTTGATAGGTAAGACATTTATAAAACTCATTTTCGGGAAGTAA
- a CDS encoding EpsG family protein gives MFFGLGASLEYVRKDDHKVQLLKRLMITVGLFIILFFVGFRYKIGSDWAVYLQGYNEVVPLGQLLGGKNLNFSDDFTEPGFKIVSSLCSYLGMNFFMFVFLITVFNTFSLYYFIYRNDFRNKLVFLAIILILTVFLEFDILRQSIAFHIVLFGFIGDRIKPVKFILLVVLAMMFHYTAIIFLLFYVFQRMKLTRKKILFLTIVYVISLFVTIPIITSILLALKPLAGGVLSAVIEKGSNLVANFELTRNISFTSILNLAFLCLLYMRWEKLTLTVTESTLVKMFLFYILLISTLKEVQEVADRFSYYYNIGIAFMFALLSSLITFRARNKVLLIVPMLFILMRLLLHFRQEAIVYGQTPYRNYFFMDESDELEIRMRYEKMMTIKQAENEGKKD, from the coding sequence ATGTTTTTTGGGCTTGGTGCATCTCTTGAATATGTCAGGAAGGATGATCATAAGGTACAGCTATTGAAAAGACTTATGATTACTGTTGGTTTGTTTATTATACTTTTTTTTGTAGGGTTCAGATATAAGATTGGAAGTGATTGGGCCGTATATCTGCAAGGGTATAATGAAGTTGTGCCTCTTGGCCAATTATTAGGAGGGAAGAACCTCAATTTTTCAGACGACTTTACCGAGCCAGGATTTAAAATTGTGTCTTCCCTCTGTAGTTATCTGGGAATGAACTTTTTTATGTTTGTATTCCTGATCACCGTATTTAATACATTTTCACTTTATTATTTTATATACAGAAATGACTTCCGGAATAAGTTGGTATTTCTTGCTATCATTCTAATTTTAACGGTTTTTCTTGAGTTTGATATTCTGCGTCAGTCTATAGCTTTTCATATCGTTTTGTTTGGATTTATTGGAGACAGAATTAAGCCGGTAAAGTTTATTTTACTGGTGGTGTTGGCTATGATGTTTCATTACACTGCTATAATATTTTTATTATTTTATGTATTTCAGCGAATGAAACTGACACGTAAGAAGATTCTTTTTCTTACAATTGTATATGTTATATCCCTCTTTGTTACTATCCCTATTATTACCTCAATATTACTGGCATTGAAGCCATTGGCCGGAGGGGTACTATCTGCGGTAATTGAGAAAGGCAGCAATCTTGTAGCTAACTTCGAGCTTACAAGAAATATCAGTTTTACATCTATACTGAACCTGGCATTCCTCTGCCTGCTCTATATGCGTTGGGAGAAACTGACGTTGACAGTAACAGAATCAACCCTGGTAAAAATGTTCCTCTTTTATATTCTGCTGATCTCCACGTTAAAGGAAGTTCAGGAAGTGGCTGACAGGTTTTCCTATTATTACAATATTGGCATTGCCTTTATGTTTGCCTTGCTAAGCAGTTTGATTACATTCAGAGCTAGGAATAAAGTATTGTTGATAGTACCAATGCTATTTATTCTGATGCGGTTGCTTTTGCATTTCAGACAAGAGGCAATTGTATATGGTCAGACACCTTACAGAAATTATTTTTTTATGGATGAGTCGGATGAACTGGAGATCAGAATGCGGTATGAGAAGATGATGACGATAAAACAAGCAGAGAATGAGGGAAAGAAAGATTAG
- a CDS encoding glycosyltransferase family 2 protein, producing MKEYQPLVSIITVVYNGIISLEKTILSVLGQSFQNIEYIIIDGGSTDGSVDIIKKYADRLAYWVSEPDKGIYYAMNKGIDQASGEWINFMNVGDWFYSADSVNDIFGGENLNGYDLVYGNTEKRRGDKSEIYIPGDASNFYKRLMIHQSTFSRTSLNRKYKFDTTFKVSADFDFMFKVFLYKHKTLHVDVVVSSFDLVGFSHDNRYRGFSEDRVIAFKYKGNLLLSCKVYLFYVYITGIGKAIDLMKTYLPGVYKQLKKMKG from the coding sequence ATGAAAGAATATCAGCCGTTAGTATCGATAATAACAGTGGTATATAATGGTATTATATCATTGGAAAAGACAATACTGAGTGTATTGGGTCAGTCCTTCCAAAATATCGAATATATCATCATTGATGGCGGATCGACAGATGGAAGCGTGGATATTATTAAAAAGTATGCTGACCGGTTGGCATATTGGGTAAGTGAGCCAGATAAGGGTATTTATTATGCAATGAACAAAGGTATTGACCAGGCCAGTGGAGAATGGATTAATTTTATGAATGTGGGTGACTGGTTTTATAGTGCTGATTCGGTCAATGATATATTTGGAGGTGAAAATCTGAATGGGTATGATTTGGTGTATGGCAATACTGAGAAAAGGCGTGGTGATAAAAGCGAAATATATATACCTGGCGATGCCAGCAATTTCTATAAAAGGCTCATGATTCATCAGAGCACTTTTAGTCGTACTTCTCTGAACAGGAAGTATAAATTTGATACCACATTCAAAGTATCAGCAGATTTTGATTTCATGTTCAAAGTCTTTTTATATAAGCATAAAACCCTGCATGTAGATGTAGTTGTATCCAGCTTTGATCTGGTAGGTTTTTCTCATGATAATCGTTACAGAGGGTTTTCAGAAGATAGGGTCATTGCGTTTAAATACAAAGGAAATTTATTGCTTAGCTGTAAGGTGTATCTTTTTTATGTGTATATCACGGGAATAGGCAAGGCTATTGATTTAATGAAAACTTATCTGCCTGGTGTTTACAAACAATTAAAAAAGATGAAAGGATGA
- a CDS encoding class I SAM-dependent methyltransferase, which produces MHCRFCKTELTNTFIDLANSPASNSFLTGEQLNEPETFYPLKVYTCSKCFLVQVDEYKKSDAIFNSEYVYFSSYSTSWLAHVKKYTEAMIARFGFNQQSQVIEIASNDGYLLQYFKENQVPVLGIEPTANTAKVAISKGIDSIVDFFGVRLATELAAKNIQADLLLGNNVLAHVPDIVDFVKGMKIILKKNGVITMEFPHLMQLVENNQFDTIYHEHFSYLSFYTVKEIFEAQGLKMFDVEEVPTHGGSLRIYACHVEDDSKEISDRVATMLKKEADKGMVSLDYYDNFQQKALGIKLDLIGFLIQQKRDGKQVAAYGAAAKGNTLLNYCGIKNDLIDFVVDANPHKQDKFLPASHIPVTNEDYLKAVKPAFVFILPWNLKEEIMNQLSYIRSWGGQFVIAIPEIQIL; this is translated from the coding sequence ATGCACTGCAGATTTTGTAAGACCGAATTGACAAATACATTCATAGACCTTGCTAACTCACCAGCATCTAATTCCTTTCTGACTGGTGAACAGTTGAACGAACCAGAAACCTTTTATCCGCTGAAGGTATATACCTGCAGCAAATGTTTTCTGGTACAGGTAGATGAGTATAAAAAATCGGATGCAATTTTTAATAGTGAGTATGTATATTTTTCTTCCTATTCAACTAGTTGGCTGGCACACGTAAAAAAATATACTGAAGCAATGATAGCGCGATTTGGATTTAATCAACAATCACAGGTGATTGAAATCGCATCCAATGATGGCTATCTGTTGCAGTACTTTAAGGAAAATCAGGTGCCGGTATTAGGAATAGAGCCTACTGCAAATACAGCAAAGGTAGCTATTAGCAAGGGGATTGACTCCATTGTGGACTTCTTTGGTGTAAGACTTGCAACTGAGCTGGCAGCTAAAAATATACAGGCTGATCTTTTACTTGGCAACAATGTACTGGCACATGTTCCGGATATTGTTGACTTTGTTAAAGGCATGAAGATCATTCTAAAAAAGAATGGTGTCATTACCATGGAATTCCCTCACCTCATGCAGCTGGTGGAAAACAATCAGTTTGATACCATTTACCACGAGCACTTTTCTTATTTGTCTTTCTACACCGTGAAAGAAATATTTGAAGCACAGGGCCTGAAGATGTTTGATGTAGAAGAAGTGCCAACCCATGGCGGATCCTTGCGCATTTACGCGTGTCATGTTGAGGATGATTCAAAAGAGATTTCGGATCGTGTAGCAACTATGCTGAAAAAAGAGGCTGATAAAGGAATGGTATCACTTGATTATTATGACAATTTTCAGCAGAAAGCATTGGGAATTAAATTAGACCTTATCGGGTTTCTTATTCAACAGAAGAGAGACGGTAAGCAAGTCGCTGCATATGGTGCTGCTGCTAAAGGTAATACGCTATTGAACTACTGTGGTATTAAGAATGATCTGATTGATTTTGTTGTAGATGCTAATCCTCATAAGCAAGATAAATTCCTTCCTGCTAGTCATATTCCAGTAACTAATGAAGATTATCTGAAGGCAGTAAAACCTGCTTTTGTATTCATACTACCCTGGAATCTCAAAGAAGAGATCATGAATCAGCTATCTTATATACGTAGCTGGGGAGGACAGTTTGTGATTGCAATTCCTGAAATACAAATTCTGTAA
- a CDS encoding oligosaccharide flippase family protein translates to MASIKVNIVSNLLGKVWGAAISILMLPLYIKYLGIESYGLVGFYATLIGTMAILDMGLSTTLNRELAKYKVENKSVEEVRDLTFSLECIYWLIGLVIGAVIVLFSGLIATRWVKVETLPTSMVKHAVMLMGMVVSFQWPVSLYNGGLTGLEKQIVNNVITVVMTTLRAAGVIIVLKFISATIDAFFLWQAALSLLYVLTMRWGLWRQMPGAHRKPKFSILQIKIIWRFAAGMTSISIVSFLLSQIDKIVLSKMLPLSQFGYYTLAYTLATTVNLIVIPVSETFFPRLANLVASNNEAQLKTAYHQACRLMAVLIFPFCLVLLFFTEDVAQVLFKNAATTSHVYVLTRIVLIGSIFNALMVMPYNLIVANGWTKFTIIQNLIAAILLIPLLLVLTKKYGAIGATSVWVIVNTGYILISQPLMHRKLLKTELFRWYWKDTFLPMLPPMAAVILIKLVIIYTLPGIALNFITLAGIGVVVFLSSCLCMKEARQYAGTLLKGYVYDGHR, encoded by the coding sequence TTGGCTTCTATTAAGGTAAACATAGTATCGAATTTACTGGGAAAAGTATGGGGTGCTGCCATTAGTATCCTGATGCTGCCTCTTTATATTAAATACCTGGGTATAGAATCTTATGGTCTGGTTGGATTTTATGCGACGCTAATCGGAACCATGGCGATTCTGGATATGGGCTTAAGTACAACACTCAATCGGGAGCTGGCTAAATATAAAGTAGAAAATAAATCTGTGGAAGAGGTGAGGGACCTCACTTTTTCACTGGAATGTATATATTGGTTAATTGGCCTGGTGATTGGAGCTGTTATCGTTTTATTTTCAGGTTTAATAGCTACACGGTGGGTAAAAGTAGAAACATTACCTACATCAATGGTAAAACATGCGGTAATGTTGATGGGCATGGTTGTTTCTTTTCAATGGCCGGTAAGTCTATACAATGGTGGATTAACAGGGCTGGAGAAGCAGATTGTCAATAATGTGATAACCGTGGTAATGACCACGCTAAGAGCTGCAGGAGTAATAATTGTTCTAAAGTTTATTTCAGCTACCATTGATGCCTTTTTTTTATGGCAGGCAGCATTAAGTCTGTTATATGTTTTAACAATGCGTTGGGGGTTATGGAGGCAAATGCCTGGTGCACATAGAAAGCCGAAATTTTCAATACTACAGATAAAGATTATCTGGCGATTTGCAGCAGGAATGACCAGCATCAGTATTGTATCTTTTCTGCTGTCACAAATTGATAAAATTGTATTGAGCAAAATGTTGCCCCTCTCCCAGTTTGGTTACTACACCCTGGCATATACACTGGCTACCACTGTGAACCTAATAGTAATACCCGTGAGTGAAACCTTTTTCCCCCGACTTGCTAACCTGGTGGCTTCAAATAATGAAGCACAGCTGAAGACGGCTTATCATCAGGCTTGTCGGCTGATGGCGGTACTTATCTTTCCTTTTTGTCTTGTACTTTTATTTTTTACAGAGGATGTGGCGCAGGTTTTGTTCAAAAATGCTGCTACTACTTCACATGTATATGTGCTTACCCGCATAGTATTAATCGGCAGTATTTTTAATGCATTGATGGTTATGCCATACAATCTCATTGTGGCCAATGGCTGGACTAAATTTACTATAATCCAGAATTTAATTGCGGCAATACTACTGATCCCTTTGCTTTTGGTATTAACGAAAAAATATGGAGCTATTGGAGCTACTTCAGTTTGGGTGATTGTGAATACCGGATATATTTTGATCAGTCAACCGCTTATGCACAGAAAACTATTGAAAACAGAATTATTCAGGTGGTACTGGAAGGATACATTTTTGCCGATGTTGCCTCCAATGGCTGCTGTAATCCTGATAAAACTGGTCATTATTTATACGCTGCCCGGCATAGCATTAAATTTCATCACACTTGCTGGTATAGGTGTAGTGGTGTTTCTTAGCTCCTGTTTATGTATGAAAGAAGCAAGACAGTATGCAGGTACGTTGTTAAAAGGATATGTATATGACGGACATAGGTAA
- a CDS encoding NAD(P)-dependent oxidoreductase produces MKKVLVTGATGFIGNYVVNKLLQSNCTVITSSSGLEKVQQTSWYPAVHHIVFNIELFDDSINYFDFFGAPDAVIHLTWEGLPNYKSDFHYKVNLPRHYAFLQNMIRHGLRDLTVTGTCFEYGMKEGLLREDMETDPQNPYAIAKDTLRKHLQVLQLEIPFDLKWLRLFYMYGKGQHPKSLLSQLDTAITNGDTVFNMSGGEQVRDYLPVDKVATYIVSTALQNQVTGVINCCSGKPITVKQLVLDYLEKKQAAISLNLGYYQYADYEPMVFWGDTNKLSTIGLL; encoded by the coding sequence ATGAAGAAGGTGTTGGTAACAGGGGCAACTGGGTTCATTGGGAATTATGTGGTGAATAAATTACTGCAAAGTAATTGTACCGTGATTACCTCTTCTTCCGGTTTAGAGAAAGTGCAGCAAACTAGCTGGTACCCGGCAGTACATCATATCGTATTTAATATCGAATTATTCGACGACAGCATCAACTACTTTGATTTTTTTGGAGCACCTGATGCTGTTATTCATCTTACCTGGGAAGGATTACCAAATTATAAATCAGACTTCCATTACAAGGTGAATCTCCCCCGGCATTATGCATTTTTGCAGAATATGATCAGACATGGATTGCGTGATCTTACAGTTACGGGTACATGTTTTGAATATGGAATGAAGGAGGGTCTTCTAAGGGAAGATATGGAAACGGACCCTCAGAATCCATATGCGATAGCAAAAGATACACTGCGGAAACATTTACAGGTACTGCAGTTAGAAATTCCCTTCGATCTAAAATGGCTGCGGTTGTTTTATATGTACGGGAAAGGGCAGCACCCTAAATCGCTTTTATCTCAACTCGATACAGCGATTACTAATGGCGATACGGTATTCAACATGAGTGGGGGAGAGCAGGTACGGGATTACCTGCCAGTGGATAAGGTAGCAACATACATTGTCAGTACCGCATTGCAAAATCAGGTGACTGGTGTGATTAATTGTTGCAGTGGTAAACCGATAACAGTAAAACAACTGGTGCTCGATTACCTGGAGAAAAAGCAAGCTGCCATTTCATTGAATCTTGGTTATTATCAGTATGCAGATTATGAACCAATGGTCTTTTGGGGGGATACAAATAAATTAAGTACAATTGGGTTGTTATGA